The Aspergillus chevalieri M1 DNA, chromosome 5, nearly complete sequence genome includes a region encoding these proteins:
- a CDS encoding uncharacterized protein (COG:L;~EggNog:ENOG410PI7H) — translation MRRGAIHGPLVAQYLARVARFKEKLAVAIHMTAGQPARAPELLSVQYVNTPNNQFRNVFIEDGMVTLVTAYHKGFHASNDSKLIHRYVPRAVGELVVWYMWLAMPFIDQLTAWQAGTAHGTVNGTSNGMSNGTSNGTLNGMSNGTSNGMSNGTSNGTLNGTQAGTVNGTVSRRSTRIMERPTHGFYLGSYRRE, via the coding sequence atgcgccggggggcgatccacggcccattggtggcacagtatctggcccgggtggcccggttcaaggagaaactggccgtggccatccatatgacggcggggcagccggcacgggcccccgagctgctcagtgtgcagtatgtcaacacgccgaacaaccaattccgcaatgtgttcattgaggatgggatggtgacactggtgactgcataccacaagggcttccatgcgagcaacgacagcaagctgatccaccggtatgtgccacgggcggtcggggagttggtggtgtggtacatgtggctggcgatgccattcattgaccagttgacagcgtggcaggccggcactgcgcatggcacggtgaatggcacatcgaatggtatgtcaaatggcacatcgaacggcacattgaatggtatgtcgaatggcacatcgaatggtatgtcgaatggcacatcgaacggcacattgaatggcacacaagccggcacggtgaatggcacggtgtcacggcgctctactaggataatggaacgtccaactcatgggttctacctaggtagctatcgacgagaataa